In Ruminiclostridium papyrosolvens DSM 2782, the following proteins share a genomic window:
- a CDS encoding stalk domain-containing protein, producing the protein MKKALLFVMIVAITLTLLPTATGISSVAADSDKSAKIETSKTDTVKVETAKIEKNDGSSIKIIYPVLSGFTSAEKINDLLKNSNLDAIGTVRKEQSYLEEYIKGMPQKIQDPPFASIDSSYDYNKSGDILSFVTNTYFYAGGAHGMTSLDSYTVNTKSGELYSFSSLFNSKSNYKKVILDSIKKSIDKEKNMYFEDAKTTVDKANSNYKFYIDGNKLVIYFGVYELRPYAGGIARFSLTAKELKGLLKDDVYNQMINAKPLEKIRLNGISAKTQFKTYEKDYVLMVPLKTTADILGYKVGWDSKNGASIAGGFIKNNVDTYYTTGSKKIKLTPAKVIGNVMYVPVTYFSEVLKEDVSFDGEALRLFTKSTVTPSQFDTQSTEFIKADSAEECADLYAKAVKERKGVVQYGLMSAKLREANKKGFEELNWVTGVSSPWVTTYNVKDNGNGNFKITFNWATSAGKSPDTTVTLSVSEVKDQQYFEITSIK; encoded by the coding sequence ATGAAAAAAGCATTATTATTTGTTATGATTGTTGCGATTACACTAACTTTACTTCCAACTGCTACAGGTATTTCATCTGTCGCTGCTGACTCAGATAAGTCTGCTAAAATTGAGACTTCAAAAACTGATACTGTAAAAGTTGAGACTGCAAAAATAGAAAAAAATGATGGCAGCTCTATTAAAATAATATATCCTGTTTTAAGCGGCTTTACTTCAGCAGAAAAAATCAATGATTTACTTAAAAATTCAAACCTTGATGCTATCGGAACTGTAAGGAAAGAACAGTCGTATTTGGAAGAATACATTAAAGGGATGCCCCAAAAAATACAAGATCCCCCTTTCGCATCAATAGATTCATCATATGATTATAACAAAAGCGGAGATATTCTATCTTTTGTTACAAATACATATTTTTATGCCGGCGGTGCACATGGTATGACTTCACTGGATTCTTATACTGTTAATACCAAATCAGGGGAATTATATTCCTTTAGTTCTTTGTTTAATTCTAAATCAAACTATAAGAAAGTTATTCTTGATAGCATTAAAAAGTCAATTGATAAAGAAAAAAACATGTATTTTGAGGATGCAAAGACTACTGTAGATAAAGCAAATAGCAATTACAAATTTTACATTGACGGAAACAAACTTGTTATATACTTCGGAGTATATGAATTAAGACCATATGCAGGCGGTATAGCAAGATTTAGTCTGACAGCCAAAGAGCTGAAAGGGTTACTCAAGGATGACGTCTACAACCAGATGATAAATGCAAAGCCTCTCGAGAAAATAAGACTAAACGGAATAAGTGCCAAAACTCAGTTCAAAACCTATGAAAAGGACTATGTGTTAATGGTACCACTAAAAACAACTGCTGATATTCTTGGCTACAAGGTTGGTTGGGATTCCAAAAATGGAGCAAGCATAGCAGGAGGATTTATTAAGAACAATGTTGACACCTATTACACTACAGGTTCTAAAAAAATTAAGCTTACCCCTGCAAAAGTAATCGGAAATGTTATGTACGTACCTGTAACATACTTTTCAGAGGTTCTAAAAGAGGATGTAAGTTTTGATGGAGAAGCATTGCGCCTTTTCACAAAATCAACTGTAACTCCAAGTCAGTTTGACACACAGAGCACTGAGTTTATTAAAGCTGACAGTGCAGAAGAATGTGCTGATTTGTATGCAAAAGCTGTAAAGGAACGTAAAGGAGTAGTTCAGTATGGCCTTATGTCAGCAAAATTAAGGGAAGCCAACAAAAAGGGCTTTGAAGAATTGAATTGGGTAACTGGAGTATCCAGCCCATGGGTTACAACATACAATGTTAAGGATAATGGCAATGGTAATTTTAAAATAACATTCAATTGGGCTACATCAGCAGGAAAATCTCCTGACACAACAGTAACCCTGTCCGTAAGTGAGGTGAAGGATCAGCAGTACTTTGAGATTACCTCTATTAAGTAA
- the spoIIP gene encoding stage II sporulation protein P: MRDTIYDNTYLEGNKGNLTKLPIIFCAVGGIVLGGLAFRFANGKVNIPFDFKHVNTKASTTAESSDNIKEYVFKLFGIDLNNPITILNTNYPYFKMFYDKNYQPLASERIQQEVNKIQNAQTKPIQQKSSAAQSSSSAPSVQLKEASSSITFEGDVGQTDQKNNPIVSSGKINITNETNLTIDIKKLLSEPLKLAPDQKGPKIFIYHTHTTECFLQSADQIGKSNIPSRTTNNKYNVVRVGDALINNLKKYNIDVLHNTTIHDADYNSSYVKSLNTLTGYVDKYSSLKMAIDLHRDAAGEGKLRVAKNINGKSVAEIMFVIGTDSKLSNPRWKENLKLAIKVQARLNEICPGIAKPIYVSKNRYNQHLMNGSVIVEIGGDGNVIDECVRSTSYLAQAINDVIFKKK, translated from the coding sequence ATGAGAGATACTATTTACGATAATACCTATCTGGAAGGGAATAAAGGAAATCTGACCAAACTGCCTATAATCTTTTGTGCTGTTGGTGGTATTGTACTGGGTGGGTTAGCCTTTAGATTTGCAAACGGAAAGGTAAATATACCATTTGATTTTAAACATGTTAACACAAAAGCTTCCACAACAGCAGAATCGTCAGATAACATAAAAGAGTATGTTTTTAAGCTTTTTGGAATTGACCTGAACAATCCCATAACGATTTTAAATACAAACTATCCGTATTTTAAAATGTTCTATGATAAAAATTATCAGCCCCTTGCTTCTGAAAGAATACAACAGGAGGTTAACAAAATCCAAAATGCGCAGACAAAACCCATACAGCAGAAGTCAAGTGCAGCTCAGAGTTCTTCGTCTGCTCCTTCAGTACAGTTAAAAGAGGCTTCAAGCAGCATAACCTTTGAGGGGGATGTTGGGCAAACTGATCAAAAAAATAATCCTATTGTTTCCAGTGGTAAAATCAACATTACAAACGAAACAAACTTAACAATAGATATAAAGAAGTTGCTGAGTGAGCCTTTAAAGCTTGCCCCTGATCAAAAAGGGCCTAAGATATTTATTTATCATACTCACACAACGGAGTGCTTTTTACAGAGTGCTGACCAAATAGGCAAAAGCAATATTCCTTCAAGAACCACCAACAATAAATACAATGTTGTCAGAGTTGGAGACGCTTTGATAAATAATCTCAAAAAATATAATATAGATGTTCTGCATAATACAACCATACATGATGCGGACTACAACAGCTCCTATGTAAAGTCTCTTAATACACTTACAGGCTATGTTGATAAGTATTCATCTCTTAAAATGGCCATAGACCTTCACCGTGATGCCGCAGGAGAAGGAAAGCTAAGGGTAGCTAAGAATATTAACGGAAAAAGTGTAGCAGAAATAATGTTTGTTATTGGTACAGATTCCAAGCTAAGCAATCCGCGGTGGAAGGAAAACCTGAAACTTGCAATTAAAGTTCAAGCAAGACTCAACGAAATATGTCCGGGAATTGCAAAGCCAATCTATGTGAGTAAAAACAGATACAACCAGCATTTAATGAACGGCTCGGTTATAGTAGAAATAGGGGGGGACGGTAATGTAATTGACGAATGTGTCCGCAGTACATCATATTTGGCACAGGCTATAAATGATGTTATATTCAAAAAGAAATAG
- a CDS encoding response regulator transcription factor, whose translation MNILVCDDDKEIVDAIEIYLKNEDYCVYKAYNGAEALLVFDNYEIHLVIIDIMMPVMDGIRATMKIREKYNIPVLMLSAKSEDTDKIIGLNMGADDYVTKPFNPLELVARVKSLLRRYVSLGSFVAQSGVFKTGGLIIDDDAKEVKIDDKPVKLTPVEYKILKFLCENAGKVFSIDQIYEQVWNEPSFSPENTVAVHIRRIREKIEINPKDPKYLKVVWGIGYKIEKI comes from the coding sequence GTGAATATACTTGTTTGTGATGATGATAAGGAAATTGTTGATGCTATCGAGATATATCTTAAAAATGAAGACTATTGTGTTTATAAGGCATATAACGGTGCCGAAGCTCTTTTAGTCTTTGATAATTATGAAATACATCTGGTTATTATTGATATAATGATGCCTGTAATGGATGGAATCCGTGCCACTATGAAAATACGTGAAAAATACAATATTCCTGTCTTAATGCTAAGTGCAAAATCAGAAGACACAGACAAAATCATCGGTTTGAATATGGGTGCAGATGATTATGTGACCAAACCCTTCAACCCACTTGAACTTGTTGCCCGAGTAAAATCACTACTTAGAAGGTATGTATCTTTGGGCAGCTTTGTTGCACAATCAGGTGTATTCAAAACAGGAGGACTTATTATCGATGATGACGCCAAGGAAGTAAAAATTGACGACAAACCGGTAAAATTAACTCCTGTAGAATATAAAATTCTGAAATTTTTATGCGAAAATGCCGGAAAAGTGTTCTCTATTGACCAAATATATGAGCAGGTGTGGAACGAACCTTCTTTTTCACCTGAAAATACCGTTGCTGTCCACATAAGAAGAATTCGCGAAAAAATTGAAATCAATCCGAAAGATCCAAAATATTTAAAGGTGGTGTGGGGAATTGGATACAAAATTGAAAAAATATAG
- a CDS encoding sensor histidine kinase gives MDTKLKKYRYSVLLKTLAVILCVAGMLTAAYGLEKAPYFDMGIQNKDFKKSLYLRDILKETYNQAFDISMNYINEENIKSGACLDKNAVNDRKNRLQSEKQTEVTLINDYYNSLMANYTNVKTDINDALNSQSEKNPELQKLLDERKSEIEKIENKYKTKIYYIEADYIKEQLAQYHAKMDTLIKTKGIYYSVVKNGNVTLTNNYNNNPENFFKSLPVSFQLKQGSNNENDNLFYTASIPSDTIIFLGLSQERYNAELLTYNENVKEGLSGIKLVVIGLAVFLLALCYIIYTAGRSRRKDGLLLLPIDDIYLDVALAVLAGIIILCISSVYEYGRYIIFPTSFYYNVSIITVLLGVAISVGTLAGIVLVTMFVRRFKRHEVIKSTLMYKAFIWIKNNLFKKIVKNLLSVYDNSPAALRLILIFGIYALATLVSVALLFTESVGTLFGLTLLVGINVTAVYFVLDAFKSLKDITAGAKRIRSGEQSTYIPPQKIPELKELSETIDSIADGLKHAVNNQVKAEKMKAELITNVSHDLKTPLTSIITYVDLLKSEGLSSENSQKYIDIIDKKSQRLKTLTEDLFEAAKASSGSITVNAEEINIVSLINQGLGELSDKIQSSGLNFKTNFSSDKLLVTADGKLLWRVIENLLSNVFKYAMPNSRVYIETTDINDNIVVSVKNISAYELNIPADELLERFKRGDSSRNSEGSGLGLSIARSLTEIQGGSFSISIDGDLFKATIVIPKAK, from the coding sequence TTGGATACAAAATTGAAAAAATATAGATATTCTGTATTGCTGAAGACATTGGCTGTGATTCTATGTGTTGCCGGAATGCTCACAGCAGCATACGGACTGGAAAAAGCCCCTTATTTTGATATGGGAATCCAGAATAAGGATTTTAAGAAAAGTTTATACCTGAGAGACATTCTAAAGGAAACTTACAATCAGGCTTTTGATATTTCCATGAACTATATAAATGAGGAAAACATAAAATCAGGAGCCTGTTTGGATAAAAATGCTGTAAATGACAGAAAAAATAGACTTCAGAGTGAAAAACAAACAGAAGTTACCCTAATAAATGATTATTACAATTCATTAATGGCGAATTACACAAACGTAAAAACTGATATTAACGACGCCCTTAACTCACAAAGTGAAAAAAACCCTGAACTGCAAAAATTGCTGGATGAGAGAAAAAGTGAAATTGAGAAAATAGAAAATAAGTACAAAACAAAAATATACTATATTGAAGCTGATTATATAAAAGAACAGTTGGCTCAGTATCATGCTAAAATGGACACCCTGATTAAAACTAAAGGCATCTATTACTCTGTTGTAAAAAACGGCAATGTTACGTTAACCAACAATTATAATAATAACCCTGAAAATTTCTTTAAATCACTTCCTGTAAGTTTCCAATTAAAGCAGGGTTCTAATAATGAGAATGATAATTTATTTTATACCGCAAGTATTCCCTCTGATACTATTATCTTTTTAGGGTTATCTCAGGAACGATATAACGCTGAACTCTTAACTTATAATGAGAATGTCAAGGAAGGACTTTCAGGTATAAAACTTGTAGTTATCGGTTTGGCAGTATTTCTGCTTGCCCTTTGCTACATTATTTATACTGCCGGAAGAAGCAGACGTAAAGACGGACTCTTACTCTTGCCCATAGATGATATATATCTTGATGTGGCTTTAGCAGTTTTAGCCGGAATTATAATACTTTGCATTTCATCGGTTTATGAATATGGAAGGTACATAATCTTCCCAACCAGCTTCTATTACAATGTAAGTATTATTACTGTTCTGCTAGGTGTGGCAATATCCGTTGGAACACTTGCCGGAATCGTTTTAGTTACTATGTTTGTAAGAAGGTTTAAGAGGCACGAGGTTATAAAGAGCACTCTTATGTACAAAGCATTTATATGGATAAAGAATAACTTATTCAAGAAAATAGTGAAAAATCTTCTCTCTGTATATGACAATAGTCCTGCAGCATTAAGATTAATCCTCATTTTTGGAATATATGCTCTTGCTACATTGGTTAGCGTAGCATTACTATTCACCGAGTCAGTTGGCACTCTCTTTGGACTTACTCTTTTGGTTGGTATCAATGTTACGGCGGTCTATTTTGTGTTGGATGCCTTTAAAAGTTTAAAGGATATAACCGCAGGTGCAAAAAGAATCCGTTCCGGGGAACAGTCAACGTATATTCCCCCTCAAAAAATCCCTGAGTTAAAGGAACTCTCCGAAACCATTGACAGTATTGCAGACGGCTTGAAACATGCGGTAAACAATCAGGTAAAGGCAGAGAAAATGAAAGCCGAATTAATTACTAACGTCTCTCATGACCTTAAAACTCCTTTAACCTCTATAATAACTTATGTTGATTTGCTAAAAAGTGAAGGGCTTTCTTCTGAAAACTCTCAAAAATATATAGATATTATTGATAAAAAGTCTCAAAGGCTAAAAACATTAACAGAAGATTTATTTGAGGCTGCTAAGGCATCCAGTGGGAGTATAACTGTTAATGCGGAAGAAATAAATATAGTTTCCCTAATAAATCAAGGCCTTGGGGAGTTGTCAGATAAAATACAGAGTTCCGGACTGAATTTCAAGACTAATTTTTCATCAGACAAATTGCTCGTCACAGCTGACGGTAAGCTCCTTTGGAGAGTTATAGAAAACTTGCTTTCAAATGTTTTCAAGTATGCAATGCCAAACTCCAGAGTTTATATTGAAACAACAGATATAAATGACAACATAGTTGTTTCTGTAAAAAACATTTCTGCCTATGAATTAAATATTCCCGCCGATGAGCTTTTGGAACGCTTCAAGCGAGGAGACTCCTCCCGTAACAGCGAGGGGTCCGGCCTTGGTCTTTCAATAGCCAGAAGCCTTACGGAAATACAAGGTGGAAGTTTTTCCATAAGTATTGACGGAGACCTTTTTAAAGCAACAATTGTAATACCTAAAGCGAAATAA
- a CDS encoding 2-hydroxyacyl-CoA dehydratase yields the protein MKKKYHVGLDVGSTTVKMAVLDKDNRIVYSKYQRHYSDIRKTIFELMNEMCNYFYQEECTMMITGSGGLLVSQWLGLEFIQEVIAGSEAIQTIIPQTDVAIELGGEDAKITYFRGGLEQRMNGTCAGGTGAFIDQMASLLQTDAAGLNEFAKKSRVIYPIAARCGVFAKTDIQPLLNEGAAKEDIAASIFQSVVTQTISGLACGKPISGNIAFLGGPLYFLSELRKRFEITLNLRPEQVIFPENSQLFVAVGAALSSKECKITSFKEIKNKLPVLNTISVHEVERLKPLFSSQEELDEFRNRHRRQSASVKLLEKYKGDCFLGIDAGSTTTKAVLINNEGELLYSFYGSNNGSPLSSSIKILNDIYSKLPADAKIVNSTVTGYGEGLIKSGLGVDIGEIETIAHYKAADFFLPGVDFILDIGGQDMKCLKIKDGVIDSIMLNEACSSGCGSFIETFAKSLNFAVEDFAEQALLAEKPVDLGSRCTVFMNSRVKQAQKEGAQVGDISAGLSYSVIKNALLKVIKIRDPKEMGKKIIVQGGTFLNDAVLRSFELISEREAVRPNIAGLMGAFGAALIAKERYTGGTSTILSRENIGNFVFDTELQRCKLCSNNCLLTINQFSDGSRFVSGNRCERGAGIESTTQDVPNLYDYKYKRIFGYRQNSDVERRRGTVGIPRVLNMYENYPFWFTFFDELKFKVVLSPRSSKKIYELGIETMPSESVCYPAKLVHGHIMSLINQKVNYIFYPSLPYEKVEDEGADNHYNCPIVTSYPEVIKNNMDILHTSGVKFFNPFLPYDDKEKLKVRLFQVLGKEFGISKAEIEQAVEKAWTEEEQAREDVRKKGEETLKYLMETGKKGIVLAGRPYHVDPEIHHGIPQIITSFGFAVLTEDSVAHLGKTERPLRVVDQWKYHSRLYGAATVVKEHPELEMIQLNSFGCGLDAVTTDQVQEILHSNDQIYTALKIDEGNNLGAAKIRIRSLVAAIEERDKKTVKHHNKSGSFERKVFTEEMRKTHTILAPQMSPVHFQFVEAAFKKAGYNIVVLQELDNNAIEDGLKYVNNDACYPSIIVVGQIIHALKSGQYDLDNTSVLITQTGGGCRATNYIGFLKKALAEAGMKQIPVISLNALGMEDQPGFKITMKLLDLALKGLVYGDLLMRVLYRVRPYELVPGSANELYRKWVDICMKSIYEDKKGSFKRNIKAIIKDFDELEITDEVKPRVGLVGEILVKFHPDANNNVVDIVEKEGAEAVMPDLIDFFLYCAYSPNFKRKHLAGTLKSKLINNAVISVIELYRRHLKKYLHKSKRFDAPHSIYHLANSASEILSLGNQTGEGWFLTAEMIELIKSGAGNIICMQPFACLPNHVTGKGMIKELRRRYPESNIVAVDYDPGASEVNQLNRIKLMMSVAFKNMRGETDLQESYQMPQQEKKQA from the coding sequence ATGAAGAAAAAATATCATGTGGGGTTAGATGTCGGTTCAACCACTGTAAAAATGGCTGTGCTGGATAAAGATAATAGAATAGTATATTCAAAATATCAAAGACATTATTCAGATATACGTAAAACTATATTTGAATTAATGAATGAAATGTGCAATTATTTTTATCAGGAAGAATGTACTATGATGATAACCGGGTCCGGTGGATTGCTGGTTTCACAGTGGTTGGGGCTTGAATTTATTCAAGAGGTAATTGCAGGTTCAGAAGCAATTCAAACCATCATTCCTCAAACAGATGTAGCTATAGAATTAGGTGGAGAAGATGCTAAAATCACATATTTCCGCGGAGGTCTGGAACAGAGGATGAATGGTACCTGTGCAGGTGGTACAGGTGCTTTCATTGACCAGATGGCTTCCTTGCTGCAGACGGACGCAGCAGGGCTTAATGAATTTGCCAAAAAAAGCAGAGTCATATATCCAATTGCGGCAAGGTGCGGTGTTTTTGCCAAGACAGACATACAACCGCTCCTTAACGAAGGTGCTGCAAAGGAAGACATAGCCGCTTCAATATTCCAGTCTGTAGTAACACAGACAATAAGCGGGCTTGCATGCGGAAAACCAATAAGCGGAAATATTGCGTTTCTGGGAGGTCCCCTTTATTTTCTCTCTGAGCTTAGAAAAAGGTTTGAGATTACACTTAATTTGAGACCGGAACAAGTTATTTTTCCTGAAAACTCTCAGCTATTTGTGGCAGTGGGTGCAGCTCTATCTTCCAAAGAATGTAAAATAACATCCTTTAAGGAGATAAAAAACAAGTTACCGGTTTTAAATACTATATCAGTACATGAGGTTGAGCGTTTAAAACCACTATTCAGTTCGCAAGAAGAATTGGATGAATTCAGAAACAGACATAGGCGGCAGTCAGCTTCCGTTAAACTCCTTGAAAAATACAAGGGGGATTGTTTCCTAGGGATTGATGCCGGCTCCACAACAACAAAGGCTGTTTTAATTAACAATGAGGGCGAACTTCTTTATTCCTTCTATGGCAGCAATAATGGAAGCCCTTTGAGTTCATCTATTAAGATATTAAATGATATCTATTCCAAATTGCCTGCAGACGCTAAAATTGTTAACTCCACCGTAACAGGTTACGGGGAAGGGTTGATAAAGTCTGGGCTAGGGGTAGACATCGGAGAAATTGAGACAATCGCACACTACAAGGCTGCGGATTTCTTTCTGCCGGGAGTAGATTTTATTCTTGATATTGGCGGTCAGGATATGAAATGCCTTAAAATAAAAGATGGTGTTATTGACAGCATTATGCTTAACGAGGCATGTTCCTCGGGGTGTGGGTCTTTTATTGAGACTTTTGCCAAGTCCCTGAATTTTGCAGTGGAAGATTTTGCCGAACAGGCATTATTGGCTGAAAAGCCTGTTGACCTTGGTTCAAGGTGTACTGTATTTATGAATTCAAGAGTTAAGCAGGCTCAAAAAGAAGGGGCTCAGGTTGGAGATATATCAGCAGGTTTATCCTATTCGGTAATCAAAAATGCACTCTTGAAGGTTATCAAAATAAGAGACCCTAAGGAAATGGGTAAAAAAATAATCGTTCAGGGAGGAACCTTCTTAAATGATGCTGTACTAAGAAGCTTTGAGCTTATATCAGAGAGAGAGGCTGTAAGGCCTAATATAGCCGGATTAATGGGCGCTTTCGGTGCTGCTCTTATAGCAAAAGAACGGTATACCGGGGGAACATCAACCATTTTATCAAGGGAAAATATAGGAAACTTTGTCTTTGATACTGAGCTTCAAAGATGTAAGCTATGCAGCAATAACTGTCTTCTTACTATCAATCAATTCAGTGACGGAAGCAGATTTGTATCCGGAAACAGATGCGAAAGAGGTGCGGGCATTGAAAGTACAACACAGGATGTTCCGAATTTGTATGATTACAAATATAAAAGAATTTTCGGATACAGGCAAAACAGTGATGTTGAGCGCAGAAGGGGGACAGTAGGCATACCACGTGTTCTTAACATGTATGAGAACTATCCTTTCTGGTTCACTTTCTTTGACGAATTAAAATTTAAGGTGGTTTTGTCACCTCGTTCATCAAAGAAAATATATGAACTGGGTATAGAGACTATGCCTTCAGAATCTGTTTGCTATCCGGCTAAACTAGTACACGGGCATATTATGAGCCTTATAAATCAAAAGGTTAACTATATATTTTACCCTTCTTTACCTTATGAGAAGGTTGAGGATGAGGGGGCCGACAATCATTATAACTGTCCGATTGTTACTTCATATCCTGAAGTAATTAAAAATAATATGGATATACTTCACACAAGCGGAGTTAAATTCTTTAATCCATTCTTGCCCTATGATGACAAGGAAAAACTTAAAGTACGTCTTTTCCAAGTGCTGGGCAAAGAGTTTGGTATCTCAAAGGCAGAAATTGAGCAGGCCGTAGAAAAGGCATGGACAGAAGAAGAACAGGCAAGAGAAGATGTCAGGAAAAAAGGTGAAGAAACTCTTAAATATTTAATGGAGACAGGTAAAAAGGGTATAGTACTTGCCGGAAGGCCGTATCATGTGGACCCTGAAATACACCATGGAATACCCCAGATAATTACTTCCTTTGGATTTGCAGTACTTACAGAGGACTCTGTGGCTCATCTGGGAAAGACAGAAAGGCCCCTTAGAGTTGTTGACCAGTGGAAATACCATTCACGTTTGTATGGAGCGGCAACAGTAGTAAAGGAACACCCGGAACTTGAAATGATTCAGTTGAATTCCTTTGGATGCGGACTTGATGCCGTTACAACTGACCAAGTTCAGGAGATATTGCACTCAAATGACCAAATATATACTGCATTGAAAATAGATGAGGGCAACAATCTGGGAGCAGCTAAAATCAGAATAAGATCATTAGTTGCTGCAATTGAAGAAAGAGATAAGAAAACTGTCAAGCACCATAATAAATCAGGTAGTTTTGAAAGAAAAGTATTTACCGAAGAAATGAGAAAGACACATACTATCCTTGCACCGCAAATGTCACCTGTACATTTTCAGTTTGTGGAGGCTGCTTTTAAAAAAGCAGGTTATAATATCGTTGTTCTTCAGGAGCTTGATAACAATGCTATAGAGGATGGTTTGAAATATGTAAATAATGATGCGTGTTACCCGTCTATTATTGTTGTGGGACAGATTATACATGCGCTTAAATCGGGACAGTACGATCTTGACAATACTTCTGTTTTAATTACTCAGACAGGAGGGGGCTGTCGAGCTACAAATTATATCGGCTTCCTTAAAAAGGCTCTTGCAGAAGCTGGAATGAAACAAATACCCGTTATATCTTTAAATGCACTTGGGATGGAAGATCAGCCGGGATTTAAGATTACGATGAAGCTTCTGGATCTTGCTTTAAAAGGTCTTGTTTATGGAGATTTGCTTATGAGGGTACTGTATAGGGTTCGACCTTACGAGCTGGTACCGGGTTCCGCAAACGAACTTTATAGAAAATGGGTAGATATCTGCATGAAGTCTATTTATGAAGATAAAAAAGGTAGTTTTAAGCGGAATATAAAGGCTATAATCAAAGATTTTGACGAGCTTGAAATCACTGATGAGGTAAAACCAAGGGTTGGACTGGTTGGAGAGATATTGGTAAAATTCCACCCTGATGCAAACAATAATGTAGTTGATATTGTGGAAAAAGAGGGAGCAGAAGCGGTAATGCCTGACCTCATCGACTTTTTCCTTTACTGTGCATATAGCCCTAATTTCAAGCGTAAGCATCTGGCAGGTACTTTAAAAAGTAAACTTATAAACAACGCTGTAATAAGCGTAATAGAGTTGTATAGACGCCATTTAAAGAAATACCTCCACAAAAGCAAAAGATTTGATGCACCGCACTCAATATATCATCTTGCAAACAGTGCTTCGGAGATTCTCTCTCTGGGTAACCAGACCGGGGAGGGGTGGTTCCTGACCGCAGAGATGATTGAACTGATTAAGAGTGGAGCAGGAAATATCATTTGTATGCAGCCATTTGCCTGCCTTCCTAACCACGTTACGGGGAAAGGTATGATAAAGGAACTCAGAAGAAGGTATCCTGAATCAAATATTGTTGCAGTTGATTATGACCCGGGCGCCAGTGAAGTTAACCAGCTAAATAGAATAAAGCTTATGATGTCAGTTGCGTTTAAAAATATGAGAGGTGAGACTGATTTGCAGGAAAGTTATCAGATGCCTCAACAGGAGAAAAAACAAGCGTAG